In Sphingobium sp. B2D3C, a genomic segment contains:
- the araD1 gene encoding AraD1 family protein → MATRLLQHQAPSGARSVILAVDDEAWLLQGSSNIRALAQDALARRQSLLETVQHYAKGASVDLAAAFLAGELLAPIDHEDPAHLLMTGTGLTHLGSAEGRDKMHKQALQAETLTDSMRIFLEGLEGGKPAPGEIGQQPEWFYKGDGSQLLGPHQPLDMPAFAQDGGEEPELAGIYIIDADGKPWRLGFALANEFSDHVTERHNYLWLAHSKLRKAALGPELLLGPSPTHIEGTSRIRRGDDVIWEKPFLSGEANMSHSIANLEHHHFKYALFRRPGDLHVHFFGTATLSFSDGVSAQEGDVFEISAAPFTLPVSNPLTRMAETRVSPGVL, encoded by the coding sequence ATGGCCACGCGTTTGCTGCAACATCAGGCACCTTCTGGCGCGCGATCCGTGATTCTCGCCGTGGATGACGAGGCTTGGCTGCTGCAGGGCAGCAGCAACATCCGAGCGCTGGCGCAGGACGCTCTCGCGCGGCGTCAGTCCCTGCTGGAGACCGTGCAGCATTATGCCAAAGGTGCCTCTGTGGATCTCGCCGCCGCCTTCTTAGCCGGCGAATTGCTCGCGCCGATCGATCATGAAGACCCGGCCCATCTGCTGATGACCGGCACCGGTCTTACCCATCTCGGCTCCGCGGAAGGGCGGGACAAGATGCACAAGCAGGCGCTGCAGGCCGAAACGCTGACAGACTCGATGCGCATCTTCCTGGAAGGGCTGGAAGGCGGCAAGCCCGCACCTGGCGAGATCGGCCAGCAACCGGAATGGTTCTACAAAGGCGATGGGTCCCAGCTCCTCGGCCCGCACCAGCCCCTGGACATGCCAGCCTTCGCGCAGGATGGCGGCGAAGAACCGGAACTGGCCGGCATCTACATCATCGATGCAGACGGGAAGCCGTGGCGGCTCGGCTTCGCGCTTGCCAACGAGTTCAGCGATCATGTGACCGAGCGGCACAATTATCTCTGGCTCGCCCACTCCAAGCTCCGCAAGGCCGCGCTCGGGCCGGAATTGCTGCTCGGCCCTTCCCCAACCCATATCGAGGGGACCAGCCGCATCCGCCGGGGGGATGACGTGATCTGGGAGAAGCCTTTCCTCTCGGGCGAGGCGAACATGTCCCACAGCATCGCCAATCTCGAGCATCATCACTTCAAATATGCGCTGTTCCGCCGGCCGGGTGACCTGCACGTGCATTTCTTCGGCACGGCCACCTTGTCCTTCAGTGATGGCGTGAGCGCGCAGGAAGGTGACGTGTTCGAGATCAGCGCGGCACCCTTCACGCTCCCGGTCTCCAACCCGCTCACGCGCATGGCAGAGACCCGCGTCAGCCCGGGCGTGCTGTAA
- a CDS encoding Gfo/Idh/MocA family protein has product MSASPIRIALQGVGKIARDQHFPAIAANPEFALTATVSRHPAGLDDIPHFSDLEALIAHGPEVDAIALCTPPQVRYALAARAIEAGLHVFLEKPPGATLSEVIALQGLAEAAGATLFASWHSRYAAGVEPARQWLAERRIEHVSIIWREDVRVWHPGQDWIWQPGGLGVFDPGINALSILTQILPNPVFLKDATLQFPENRAAPIAADLRLSDTLGTPIHMDLDWRQTGPQSWDIIIETDAGTVHLAKGGAVLSLPKGTVESPDVEYPGLYARFAELVRDGRSDVDAAPLCIVADSFLRGQRVQVEAFED; this is encoded by the coding sequence ATGAGCGCCAGCCCCATTCGCATCGCGCTGCAAGGCGTGGGCAAAATCGCGCGCGACCAGCATTTTCCCGCCATCGCCGCCAATCCCGAATTCGCCCTGACCGCGACCGTCAGCCGCCATCCCGCCGGCTTGGACGATATCCCCCATTTCAGCGATCTTGAGGCGCTGATCGCCCATGGCCCGGAGGTGGATGCGATCGCGCTCTGCACACCGCCTCAGGTGCGCTATGCGCTCGCCGCCCGCGCCATCGAGGCCGGTTTGCATGTATTTCTGGAAAAGCCGCCCGGCGCCACCCTGTCGGAAGTCATTGCGCTGCAAGGTCTGGCGGAGGCGGCAGGCGCCACCCTCTTCGCCTCCTGGCATTCGCGCTATGCCGCCGGCGTCGAGCCGGCGCGCCAATGGCTGGCCGAGCGGCGGATCGAGCATGTGTCGATCATCTGGCGCGAGGATGTGCGCGTGTGGCATCCGGGGCAGGACTGGATCTGGCAACCCGGTGGCCTTGGTGTGTTCGATCCCGGCATCAATGCCCTCTCGATCCTCACGCAGATCCTGCCCAACCCGGTGTTCCTCAAGGATGCCACGCTGCAATTCCCCGAGAACCGGGCTGCGCCGATTGCCGCCGATCTGCGCTTGTCCGACACGCTCGGCACGCCAATCCACATGGATCTCGACTGGCGCCAGACCGGGCCGCAGAGCTGGGACATCATCATAGAGACCGACGCCGGGACTGTGCATCTGGCTAAGGGCGGCGCTGTGCTCTCCCTGCCCAAGGGCACGGTCGAGAGCCCCGATGTTGAATATCCCGGCCTCTATGCTCGCTTCGCCGAACTGGTGCGCGATGGGCGCAGCGATGTTGACGCCGCGCCGCTCTGCATTGTCGCCGACAGTTTCCTGCGCGGCCAACGCGTGCAGGTGGAAGCCTTCGAGGATTGA